GTCCACAGATCGTCCTGAAGCTGCTCGGGTGAACTGGACAGCGCCGTGAACAGTCGGTTGAAGAGCGGCTGCTTGAGCGACAGAACGAAGGTGGCGACCTCGCCGGAGGTAAATCCCTGGGAAGCGCGGGTCTTCGAGAGGCCCGCGAGAACGGCTTTGACGTCTTCCCAGGCCGGGCCATCGGTGGTCAGGGCCGCGCCTGCTCCCAGGGCCTGCACGAACGCTGTCAGAAACGCCTGGGAATCTCTGCGGAGATCGACCTCGCTGAGCAGGTCGCGGCGAAGGGTTCCGGATGCGAGCTGTGCCTTCAGCCAGTCCTGGAGCAGCTGTTCTGCGTCGTTCTGAAGCAGACGCGTGAGATTGGGTATCGACATTGGGACTCCTTATCAGCTTGCAGCGTCCGCGCTGCAGACTGATGATCTGTCCTAAGGTATATCTTCGGCGCACCCCTCTTTTTCATAGAGGCTAAATGATCAGGCCTCGGCCGGGTGCCTCTCCGACCGTTTCCAGTGACCGACCGGATGATCAGCGGGAGTACATTCGCAGCAGCAGAGCGCCACGCCATTTTTCTGTTCCAGGTCCCGAGTCGGTGCAGGACCGTGCCGCTCAGTGATGGTCGCCCGGCCTGGGCAGCGTGAAGCTGAAGGTCGCTCCACCCTCTCCCTGACTTTCGGCAGAGACCCGCCCGCCATGCTTCAGCACGATCCGGCGCACCGTCGCCAGCCCGATTCCGGTGCCGCGAAAGTCGCGTTCGTGATGGAGGCGCTGGAAGATCCCGAACAGTTTTCTGGCGTATCTGGCATCGAATCCCACGCCGTTGTCCTGCACATGAATCGTCCACTCTGCGGGCTGCTCCTCTGCCCACACCCGGATTTCAGAAAGCTCGCGCCTGCCAGAGTACTTCACCGCGTTGCTCAGCAGGTTGGTCAGGACCTGCTGAAGGAGCAGCGGATCGCCCTGAACCCTCGGCAGCGGTTCGATGTGCCACTGCACCGGCTGCTGCGAAAACTCCGCTGCCACGTCGCGCTGTGCCTGCGCCACCAGGGCGTTCAGGTCGGTCCACTGCACGCTCAGTTCCTGCCGGCCAGATCGGGACAGGATCAGCATGCCGTCGATCAGCGAGGTCATCCGCACAGCTGCCTGCTTGACGACCTCCAGATGCTGCGCCACCTTGTCGTACTGCCCGCGTTCCAGCGCCTTCAGCGCCAGTTCCGCAAAGCCCATCACGTGCCTGACGGGTGTGCGCAGGTCGTGGGACGCGCTGTAGGTGAACGCTTCCAGTTCCTCGTTGGCCGCGTAGAGGTCCTGATTGCTCTGTTCCAGTTCGGTGGTGCGCGTTGCCAGCTCAGCCAGGCCCTGCGCCCGTTCCAGCGCGAGACCCAGACTGGAAATGGTCGTTTCCAGCACCGCCCGGTCTGCCGAATTCCAGTGGCGCTGATCGAACAGACCAATGCCCAGGATGCCCACCGGAACTCCGTGGACATGCAGGCGCAGCGACGCGGCGGCATGGACGTGCCGGATGATCTCGGCGGGGGTATCGGCTCCCTGCGCGTAGTGATCCTGATAGAGCGGCGTGCCTGTCGTCCAGGGCAGGGACAGCGTGGGAGCCTCGAAGGGAAGACCTTCCTCATCCACCAGGCGCTGAAGAGCCGGATGCCCGAGATCGCCGACCTGAGACTTCAGCTGCCAGCGGTCGTCTGCTCGTTCCCAGTACAGCGAATAGCCCGGCGACAGCAGAGAAGAACGAGTTCCTGTGCCCGCTGGATCAGGGCGTAGCGGTCCGTTTCGTTGGCGATGTCGCGGGTCAGCCGGGCGAACGCCTCCAGCGCCTGATTCCGGCTCTCGACCACGGCCTTCTGAAGCTGCAGCTGGCGGGCGTGTTCGGTGCGTTCCAGCGCCAGTCCCAGGCTTCTGCCCAGCGCCCGGATGATTCCCTGCTCGCGCATGGTCCAGTGCGTGCCGGTGTGCTTCCCGACGGCGAACAGCGCATGTGCCTGCCCGTCCACGATCAGCGGAACGAACGCTGCCGCACCGTTCAGGGCTGCGTGTGCAGACTGGCCCGCGTGTGCGTCACCACGGTTGGCGAACACGGCGGTACCGGTCTGGATTGCCTGTGCGAAATGGGTGCTGTCGGCGGGTACGCCCAGCCGCAGCTGCTCTGCCCGTTCCGGCGGAATGTCGTCCGACCACACCGCTCCTGTCCACACCTGAGCTTCCAGCTGGTAATACACGACCCCGACCTCTGGCAGCTGCGCCTGCATGACCTGGATGGCCTGGCGGGCCAGTGTCAGCACGTCCGTCTCGGAGCCGACAGCCTCGGTAAAGGCCACGAACGCTTCCTGTGCCCGTGCGCCCTCCTCGATCTGCCGGGTGCGCTTTTCGAGCTGAGCCGACAGGTCTGCCCGTTCGAGTGCCAGCGTCAGGCTGCGTCCGACGGCCCGCACGCTGGCCCGCTCGCGCTCTGTCCAGGCCCGCGCATGCACGGTGCCCAGCGTGAAGAGCCGTGGCCTCTCCCCTGTCGCGATGTGCAGCAGTGCCACGGCTCCGTACACGGTGGCGCTCGAAACATGGTTTTCCTCGGCCTTCCAACCGTCCACAAACACGGCGGCATCCGACTGGGCTGCCTCCAGAAAGTTTGGAGCGTCCTGAGGAATACCGGCCTGAATGTCGCGGACCACCTCGGGAGGCACGTCGTCGGTCCATACGCGGGCCTTCCACAGCCCGTCCTCCAGCTCGTAATAGGCCACGCTCACCTGCTCCAGGGTGGCTCTCAGCACGGTGCTGGCCTGCTGGATCAGGGCGAGCGTGTCGGTGTTCGTTCCCGCCGCTTCGGCAAACGTGACGAAGGCGTCCAGCCCGGCCCGCTCCTCCTGAAGCTGCTGGGTCTGAATCGCCCGTTCCAGCGCCAGCCCGAGTGTGCGGCCCACTGCGCGGAGAATGGCCTGCTCCTGATCTGACCAGCTCGCCTTGTTTTTGGCCCCGACCGACAGCAGCCTGGGAAACGACGCTTCGGGCAGATACGGATAGGACGCCAGTGCGCCGTACCTGGGTTCTGCCGGAAAGCCCGCCTCGACCGGTTGCCAGCCCGACACGAAGATGGGCTGCCGGGCGCGGACGGCATTCGCGAAGCGCGGTGTATTCTCCGGGAATCCGGCATGAATCAGCTGGAGATGCTCGGGGCTGAGATCGTCCGACAGCGCCCGGGCACGCCAGATTCCCTGATGCAGTT
The genomic region above belongs to Deinococcus sp. KNUC1210 and contains:
- a CDS encoding ATP-binding protein, coding for MDEEGLPFEAPTLSLPWTTGTPLYQDHYAQGADTPAEIIRHVHAAASLRLHVHGVPVGILGIGLFDQRHWNSADRAVLETTISSLGLALERAQGLAELATRTTELEQSNQDLYAANEELEAFTYSASHDLRTPVRHVMGFAELALKALERGQYDKVAQHLEVVKQAAVRMTSLIDGMLILSRSGRQELSVQWTDLNALVAQAQRDVAAEFSQQPVQWHIEPLPRVQGDPLLLQQVLTNLLSNAVKYSGRRELSEIRVWAEEQPAEWTIHVQDNGVGFDARYARKLFGIFQRLHHERDFRGTGIGLATVRRIVLKHGGRVSAESQGEGGATFSFTLPRPGDHH
- a CDS encoding GAF domain-containing protein encodes the protein MSESSALGTPATLALSEQLQQMMQTLAATPGQEDVLQTVLESAVRAVQASAGTVLLGAADGTLVVACTQGSRAPGVWPDGAPDRSGFVGDALARRQPLYFGHPGELVAAVPALAGAAVPVACAVVPMVLDGQPLGSIVIEFDHAHEFTPAEQRFLQTVAAQCSVALGRARLLMQRRQQILADGALNAFIRFTEAAADTTEFTVLVSRAAEVLRATIGDVSVAYYELHQGIWRARALSDDLSPEHLQLIHAGFPENTPRFANAVRARQPIFVSGWQPVEAGFPAEPRYGALASYPYLPEASFPRLLSVGAKNKASWSDQEQAILRAVGRTLGLALERAIQTQQLQEERAGLDAFVTFAEAAGTNTDTLALIQQASTVLRATLEQVSVAYYELEDGLWKARVWTDDVPPEVVRDIQAGIPQDAPNFLEAAQSDAAVFVDGWKAEENHVSSATVYGAVALLHIATGERPRLFTLGTVHARAWTERERASVRAVGRSLTLALERADLSAQLEKRTRQIEEGARAQEAFVAFTEAVGSETDVLTLARQAIQVMQAQLPEVGVVYYQLEAQVWTGAVWSDDIPPERAEQLRLGVPADSTHFAQAIQTGTAVFANRGDAHAGQSAHAALNGAAAFVPLIVDGQAHALFAVGKHTGTHWTMREQGIIRALGRSLGLALERTEHARQLQLQKAVVESRNQALEAFARLTRDIANETDRYALIQRAQELVLLCCRRAIRCTGNEQTTAGS